CTCTCTATTACAACAATATGTCCAATACGAACTCGGACACCATAATAGATACATTAAAGCATCAGGGGTTCAAAAAAATTCATGATGAAGGTATGAATAAATCCGTATATGCTGTTGATATGAAATTTCCAATATGCCTGACACTGAACATGAAGAGCTTTTTAAAAGAATCTCTCAGCACAAATGAGAAGGTTCACGATGCTATCGAAGCTGCCAGAAAGAGGCTTCAAAAGTCACTGACTGAGCTTTACCCGGGATCCTTGGTTCTGTCCATTGACAATGACATGATTAACCAGACGCTTATAAACAAAATATGCAGCATAAATAATGTCAACAATGAAATGCAGATTCCCAGAGCGATAGGGGAAAATATGTGTGTTCCCTTCGGAAATATTTTAAAAGGGATGGTTGTTCCAAATACGGTTACAAAGTCTCTTCATACAGAGAAGGTATATTCAACGGATGCAATGACATTCAAGATAACTGAGTATCCTTTTTATTCACCTATAGAAATTCAGGTAAAAACCATAAAATCCTTTGAAAAACCAGTTATTTTGGTCGATGACCTACTTCACAAAGGATACAGAATAAAAGAATTGGATCCAATACTCAAAAGGTACAATGTAGATGTTAAAAAAATAATAGTCGGCATTATGTCGGGAAGAGGAAAGGACCTGATGGAAATTCAGGGAAGAGATTATGATTGTGCATACTTTATACCGAATTTGAGGATATGGTTTAACGAAAACCTTATGTATCCATTTTTAGGAGGAGACGGTATGTGGATGAATAATGAAAATATGCAGAATTTGATTCCATCCATAAATCTGATACTTCCGTATTATTCGCCAATGTATATAAGCAAGGCAACAAACGAATCGATTTATAATCTGTCAATGGTCTGCCTTGAAAATGCAAGATCGATTCTTTTGGCACTTGAAGCAGAGTATCAAGAGATGTATGAGAAAAAGCTTACCGTTAAAAGACTTGGAGAAGTTTTGATTTCGCCCAGACTTCCATACTTAGGTGAGAACATATATTACGACCTGAACAAGGAGGCTTCCGGCTTTATGGGCGGCAGCATCGAAAAACTTATAAAGCTTGAAAGGATTATTAAATAATGTTTTATTACAAATACAAGAACACGTACCTTTTTTCCCTTGAAGATAATTACAATTTTGAAAAACTGGAAAGTTTGCCGGATAATCTTAATGAGCTTTATTTTCTTTGCAACATTGATAAGAATAAATCTAAAAAATCTTATGCCGTGTCGCATACATCAGATATTTTCGCCATGGAAGAAAGCCTTGAAATGTTGAAGTTAACAGATAGATGCTATGATATAGACGATAAAATAACGAGGCTAATTGAGCAAAGAAAGATAAAAGCCGTAAATACCTCCTATAATGATTTTGAGGACTGCCTTTCAATGGAGTGTAACATAAAGAAGAAAGTAAATATATTGGCGCTTGGAGATGTGGGAAGCACGCTTCTTACGGGACTTAGACTGCTTGGCGGGAATTCCATAGGAAGCATAGGTATATTTGACAGAAGTCCGGATAAGATTAAAAGATGGGAATATGAAATGAATCAAACTTCCTATCCCTTTGATTTTTATTCATTTCCTGAAGTTCAGGGAATTTCAAAAGAGGAATTGTTTGACTGTGATATGTTTGTGTTCTGTGCTTCAAAGGGAGTTCCTCCAGTAGGGTCTGAAGGTATTGACGTAAGAATGGTTCAATTTGAGGAAAATAAAAAGCTTATAAAAGAATACGCGGTAATGGCTGCGAAAAAAAACTTTACAGGAATATTCGCTGTTGTGTCTGATCCTGTTGATCCTTTGTGCGCTTCTGTTCTCAAAGAAAGCGAAGGGAAACTTGCTCCTGAACAGATAAAGGGATACGGCCTTGGCGTCATGAATGCAAGAGCTGCCTATTATGCTAAAAAGGATGATAAATATTCATCTTATTTATCACATGGAAGAGCATTTGGACCTCATGGAAATGGTTTGGTTATTGCAAACAGCATAGATAGTTATGACAATAATCTCTCTGAGGAGCTTACGAAGCTTGCTGTTCAAGCAAATCTTCAGGTTCGTGAAACCGGGTTTAAGCCGTATATAGCACCTGCTCTGTCATCTGGTGCAATATCCATTGTGCTGACACTGGAGGGTAAATGGCATTACAGTTCCAACTACTTGGGGGGAGTATTTATGGGAGCTAAAAACAGAAATATTCCATCAGGGCTGGAAATAGAAAAAATTATAATGCCCAATAAATTGTTTAAGCGTCTTGAAAAAACATATAATGAATTGAAAAAATTTATTTGAACTGATGTTTGCATAACGGGGGTGAAGCAATGAGTAAATTAACTGTAATAATGCCAGGAGAAGTTTCGGAAAGACTTCGTAAAATGTACGAATATTCCACAAAAGGGTACGAGATTGAAATAATAAGAGAATCATGCGAAATTAATAATCTGAAAAATAAGAGAATATTATTTGCGGTAGATCTCGGAGATTCAGGAATAAATATTGAGCTGTTCAAAATCTTAAATAAAATTAAGCTGTCCGGGGATGATTTTATGCAAGATTCATTTGGAAGTGTTCTCATAAACAGCGGTAATGAGCTATATTCACGAGATGTTGCGCGCAAAATAATACTGTACTGTAATCTGGCTGGATGTATGTTCCCGGGAAGGCCGCTTTCGGAAGCTACAGGCTCTCTAAAAAACTTCAGTACCCAGAAAAAAAGAATACCAGGTATGAATCTTGAAGAAATATGCTTCAGTGACAGCAGAAATGTTGTAGAAAGATTAATTGATTTCAAGGTAACAAAAATATCAGATCCTAAAATACTTACGCTTCATGCAAGCAATTACAGAACCTCAAATACGCTGTCTCTATGGAATAAAGTTAAAAAAAATCTAACAGGTTACAACATTAAAGAGATACATATAGAAAACGGGTCTGTGAGAGACTGCAAGGGTTGCCCGTACAAGGCCTGCAAGCACTATTCACAGAGCACTAACTGCTTTTATGGAGGAGTAATGGTTGAAGAAGTGTATCCTGCTATACTTGATTGCGATATTCTCATAATGTTGTGTCCTAATTACAATGATTCCATAAGCGCCAATTTGTCAGCTGTAATTAACAGGCTCACTTCTTTGTTCAGGAAAACTAAATTTTATGACAAATATGTATATTCAGTTATAGTTTCAGGTTTCAGCGGAAGCGATATAATAGCACAGCAGCTCATAAGTTCGCTTAATATAAACAAGACTTTTATGCTGCCGCCGAAATTTGCTCTGATGGAGACAGCAAATGATTTCGGAGCTATTGATAAAATAGAAAATATAGACCATAAAGCTAAGAGGTTTGCTGAAAACATAAAGAGCTGTGTTAGTAAAAAAAATTAACCTGGCTGCTGTCAGGTTAATTTAGCTTATAAAAAGCCCGCCTGTTTCGTTACTGTACAAGGCGGTCAATAATCATTTGTTCAGTTCAAACACGCCTACGGCTTTGCTCATATCAGAAGAAGTTATCTTCAAGCTGGTGATTTCAGCTGTAAATGGAGAAAAACTTTCCCAAAGGATTGAAAGTATCTTCTGTTCCTGACCTGGATCAATCGAAGCTATTGACATATGAGGTGTCCAGCTGTTTTGCTTCAGAGAGAACAAGCATCCTTTATCAGTACAACATTCATCGTATCTTTTGTGTATGTTTGAGTGAAGCTCAAGTAGATTCCAGCTTGAGCAGGGGGCCAAAAAGCATAAGCGAGCATCTGTGAAAAAACCAAAATGGTTTAAGTGGATTTTAATGCTTTTCTGTTGCTTTGCAATTTTATCAATCCACTGTAGCAGATCCTCATCATTTAATTCTGTATATATGCCGAATGTTATGTGCGGCTCGTATTCATCAGTAGCTATACCATGCATTTTTAGCTTGTCTTTTATTCGGTGCACTTCTTGGTTTGCCTGATTATCAAATGTGCCCATGACACATAGAGTTCGTAGCTGATCCATAATACCCCCTCATTATTTTAATTACAGAGTTTTTAGTAAATTATACTATCAGAAATAAATCTTGTCAAATTACGTCCAAATAAAAGCAGCTCCAAGTATCAAACTATATGTGCTATTTTTAACAAAAAAAGCTGCACTTTTATTGGTTATTACCAACAAAAATACAACTTTTAGCTTGGTCGGGATGACAAGATTCGAACTTGCGGCCCCAAACACCCCATGCTTGTGCGCTACCAAACTGCGCTACATCCCGGTTACACTACTATTATAAACAAAAAACTGTATTTTGTAAAGAAAGATTTAATAAAATAATACAAAATTATTTCTTGCAATTTAAAGTGCATTCTGATAGAGTTTAAATATCTATCAATATAATTGATAAAATAATATTAAGGATGTAAATATTATGAATGATAATGAATTATTCGACTGTGGATGCGGCGAAGATGAAGGCTGCGGATGCGGATGCGGCTGTGAACACGAACATGAAGAAGAAATAATGACTATTACCCTCGAAGACGGCACAGAAATGGAATGTGCCATTATTGCCATATTCCCTGTTGGAGAAAAAGATTACATAGCTCTTTTACCGCTTGAAAATCAGGAAGACGGTGAAGTATTCTTATATGGCTTTGAAGAACATGAAGACGGCTCTTTTGAACTTCTTAGTATTGAATCAGACGAAGAATACGAGAAAGTTACGACAGCGTTTGATGAAATACTGGACGAAGCTGAAATTGACGAGTTGCTAGATGATGAGGATGAAGAATAAATAATATAAAACACAATATAAAACACAATATAAAACACAATATAAAACACATAAAAAAAGACAGCCTGAGCTGTCTTTTATATTGTAATTATTGGTTCTTTAGAATAACATCATGAGCTCCGCCCTCAGAAATTGAGGTAGCAGAAACAATTGTGAGTTTTCCGTTCTTTTGCAGTTCCTTAATTGATTTTGCACCGCAGTTACACATTGTGCTTTTTACTTTATGGATTGTTGAACCCAACCCATCATCAAGTTTGCCGGCATAAGGCACATATGAATCTACGCCTTCCTCAAATTGAAGGCCAGCTTTTCCACCAAGATCATATCTTGCCCAGTTTCTTGCCCTGTTTGAGCCTTCACCCCAATATTCCTTTACATAACCGTTGCCATACTTGATTTTGGTAGTTGGACTTTCGTCAAAACCGGCAAAATATCTTCCAAGCATTACGAAGTCAGCGCCCATAGCCAGTGCCAGCGTTATGTGGTAATCTAGCACAATACCACCGTCAGAACATATGGGTACGTAAATTCCAGTATTTTCATAATATTTATCTCGTGCCTTTGCAACATCCAGTACTGAAGAAGCCTGGCCTCTTCCTATGCCCTTCTGTTCTCTTGTTATGCAGATGGATCCTCCACCTATACCTATTTTAACAAAATCTGCTCCCGCATCAGCAAGGTAATTAAAGCCTTCTTCTTCAACGACATTACCTGCTCCTACTTTGACCTTGTCACCGTACTTTCCTTTAATCCATTTTATGGTGTCGTGCTGCCATTCGCTGAATCCCTCAGAAGAATCTATGCACAATATGTCGGCTCCTGCTTCAACAAGCGCTGGGACTCTGTCTTTGTAATCTCTAGAATTGATTCCTGCACCAACAATGTATCTTTTCTGTTTATCAAGCAATGATCGGGGATTTTCCTTATCCTCAGAGTAGTCTTTTCTGAAAACCATGTATACAAGGTTAAAATCGTCATCAATTATGGGTAGAGCATTTAACTTATGCTGCCAGATAATATCATTTGCTTCTGAAAGGGTGATGCCCTCGTGGCCCACTATAAGAGATTCAGCAGGAGTCATAAATTCCTTTGTTTTTTTATCAAGAGGGTCTCTTGTAATTCTGTAGTCTCTGCTGGTTACGATTCCCAAAAGTTTTCCATCTGAGGAACCATCCTCAGTAATTGCCATGGTTGAATGTCCTGTTCTTTTTTTAAGTTCAAGAACATCCTTTAGGGTATCCTCAGGTGTCAGATTTGAGTCACTTATAACAAAGCCAGCTTTGTATTTTTTTACCTTGCGTATCATCTCTGCCTGGCTTTCAATTGACTGAGAGCAATATATAAAAGATATTCCTCCATTTTTTGCAAGTGCTATTGCCATGTTATTGTCGGAAACAGACTGCATAATTGCCGATGAAAAAGGAACATTCAATTTTAATTCCGGTTCATCGCCTTTTTTATATCTACATATAGGTGTGCTTAAATCCACATTTTCAACAATACAATCCTTTGTGGTTAAACTTGGTAAAAGCAAATATTCTCCAAACGTTCTGGAAGGCTCGTTGATAATTCTTGCCATTATTGTTTCTCCTTTTCATATGTAATCCATAAACAAAATTAATAATTATTCTTGAGGTTATCACAACAAGATTGTATTGTCAATATTATATTTTTTTAGAAATCGTTTGTATTGTGCAATCAACAGATATCAGAAGAATGCAAGTGGCGAATCGTAATTATTATACTTTAAGTATTGACATATATAGATTATCTATATATAATTTGTATAGATAATCTATATAAAGGAGGATCAAGTAAATATGTCTGGTAATAAAAACTTGCTGTCGGGAAGTACATCAATGCTCTTGTTAAGGCTACTGGAAGATAAGGACATGTATGGATATGAAATGATTGAAGAACTTGAAAAAAGATCAAATAATATATTCTCATTAAAAGCAGGTACACTATATCCACTTTTGCATAACCTTGAGAAACAAGAATTGATAAGTTCCTATATAGAAAATGCTGACAGTTCTAGAGTAAGAAAATATTACAGTATTACAATTAAAGGAATAGGTGTTCTCAGAGAAAAAAAAGAAGAATGGGATGCTTATGCATTTGCCATTAATCAAGTTTTGCAAGGGGGTGCGAATATTGCAACAATCTAATATTACCGAATACGTAAAGACTGTTTGTGAACAAGTAAGATGGAAAAAGGCTCATGATTTGATTTCGGAAGAAATAAAAGATCATATAGTTGATCAAAAAAATGCATTTATAAATAGCGGTTTAGATGATAAAACTGCAACGGAAAAAGCAATTATTGAAATGGGTGATCCGGTACTGATTGGAACAGAATTTGACCGATCATACAGACCAAAAGTTGAGTGGAGTATTGTTATTTTAACATGTATTATGGTATTTATGGGATTTTTAGTTAGATACTTTGTAATTTACAATTCTGCCGAAAACATAAATATATCTATATCTAAGGATATTTTAAGTATTATAATTGGATTTGCATTTATGACTACAGCATATTTTTTAGATTTTACTATAATCGGAAAACATCCTAAGAAAATTTTTTTTGGACTGATAGTTTTAGTTATAGTAACTTTTACGAATAATAATCCTTACTTTTCACCAACAACTTTTTCGTTTATACTTCTATTTTTCCCAACGATTTTTGCAGGAATTATACATAAAATGAGAAACAAAAGCTATCTGGGAATAATACAAATGGGCATATTTTTTTTCATACCTGCTGTTATTTGTTTAAATGCAAGGACTATTTCAAGCATTATAATTTATTCAATTTCATGCCTTATGTTGTTGACAGCAGCGATTTTAAATGGCTGGGTTAATGTAAAAAAATCAAACGCACTTTCTCTTGTCTATGGAGTTGTTGCATTGGTATCTACAACTTCTATGCTTGTAATAATTTCAACGAGATCTTACATGTTCCATAGGCTTCAAGGGGCTTTTAATCCTTCCCTTGAACCACAAACTTCAGGATGGCTGACAATTTTTGTGCGCAATAGAATTTCTGGTGCAAAGCTTTTTGGACAAGGTTCTTTAGGTGAATATGCAGGAGTTACTTTGCCTAGTAAACATAGTGATCTTTTACTAACATATTTAATACATAAAGTAGGCTGGGTTTCATTTATTGTTGTAACGATGATTGTTATAATATTTATTATTCGTTTATTTAAGCTTTGCAAGAAACAAAAAAGTGTTTTGGCAAAATTGGTATCAACTTCTATATTAATTACATTTACAATGCAAGTTTTTGTATATGTTATTTATAATTTAGGATTTCAACTGTTATCCCCACTTACTTTGCCGTTTTTTTCATACGGGTCAGCATCAATTGTAATAAATATGATATTAATAGGAATATTGCTTTCAGTATTTAATACAGGGGATTTATACTATGATGATAAACCTAAACATGCACTAAACA
Above is a window of Sedimentibacter sp. MB35-C1 DNA encoding:
- a CDS encoding FtsW/RodA/SpoVE family cell cycle protein, yielding MQQSNITEYVKTVCEQVRWKKAHDLISEEIKDHIVDQKNAFINSGLDDKTATEKAIIEMGDPVLIGTEFDRSYRPKVEWSIVILTCIMVFMGFLVRYFVIYNSAENINISISKDILSIIIGFAFMTTAYFLDFTIIGKHPKKIFFGLIVLVIVTFTNNNPYFSPTTFSFILLFFPTIFAGIIHKMRNKSYLGIIQMGIFFFIPAVICLNARTISSIIIYSISCLMLLTAAILNGWVNVKKSNALSLVYGVVALVSTTSMLVIISTRSYMFHRLQGAFNPSLEPQTSGWLTIFVRNRISGAKLFGQGSLGEYAGVTLPSKHSDLLLTYLIHKVGWVSFIVVTMIVIIFIIRLFKLCKKQKSVLAKLVSTSILITFTMQVFVYVIYNLGFQLLSPLTLPFFSYGSASIVINMILIGILLSVFNTGDLYYDDKPKHALNKNKLFEYSEGKITIDLNTKLKKNLEVNNEQ
- a CDS encoding PadR family transcriptional regulator, with the translated sequence MSGNKNLLSGSTSMLLLRLLEDKDMYGYEMIEELEKRSNNIFSLKAGTLYPLLHNLEKQELISSYIENADSSRVRKYYSITIKGIGVLREKKEEWDAYAFAINQVLQGGANIATI
- a CDS encoding DUF1292 domain-containing protein translates to MNDNELFDCGCGEDEGCGCGCGCEHEHEEEIMTITLEDGTEMECAIIAIFPVGEKDYIALLPLENQEDGEVFLYGFEEHEDGSFELLSIESDEEYEKVTTAFDEILDEAEIDELLDDEDEE
- a CDS encoding flavodoxin family protein, which codes for MSKLTVIMPGEVSERLRKMYEYSTKGYEIEIIRESCEINNLKNKRILFAVDLGDSGINIELFKILNKIKLSGDDFMQDSFGSVLINSGNELYSRDVARKIILYCNLAGCMFPGRPLSEATGSLKNFSTQKKRIPGMNLEEICFSDSRNVVERLIDFKVTKISDPKILTLHASNYRTSNTLSLWNKVKKNLTGYNIKEIHIENGSVRDCKGCPYKACKHYSQSTNCFYGGVMVEEVYPAILDCDILIMLCPNYNDSISANLSAVINRLTSLFRKTKFYDKYVYSVIVSGFSGSDIIAQQLISSLNINKTFMLPPKFALMETANDFGAIDKIENIDHKAKRFAENIKSCVSKKN
- a CDS encoding 2'-5' RNA ligase family protein; its protein translation is MDQLRTLCVMGTFDNQANQEVHRIKDKLKMHGIATDEYEPHITFGIYTELNDEDLLQWIDKIAKQQKSIKIHLNHFGFFTDARLCFLAPCSSWNLLELHSNIHKRYDECCTDKGCLFSLKQNSWTPHMSIASIDPGQEQKILSILWESFSPFTAEITSLKITSSDMSKAVGVFELNK
- a CDS encoding lactate dehydrogenase, producing MFYYKYKNTYLFSLEDNYNFEKLESLPDNLNELYFLCNIDKNKSKKSYAVSHTSDIFAMEESLEMLKLTDRCYDIDDKITRLIEQRKIKAVNTSYNDFEDCLSMECNIKKKVNILALGDVGSTLLTGLRLLGGNSIGSIGIFDRSPDKIKRWEYEMNQTSYPFDFYSFPEVQGISKEELFDCDMFVFCASKGVPPVGSEGIDVRMVQFEENKKLIKEYAVMAAKKNFTGIFAVVSDPVDPLCASVLKESEGKLAPEQIKGYGLGVMNARAAYYAKKDDKYSSYLSHGRAFGPHGNGLVIANSIDSYDNNLSEELTKLAVQANLQVRETGFKPYIAPALSSGAISIVLTLEGKWHYSSNYLGGVFMGAKNRNIPSGLEIEKIIMPNKLFKRLEKTYNELKKFI
- a CDS encoding IMP dehydrogenase codes for the protein MARIINEPSRTFGEYLLLPSLTTKDCIVENVDLSTPICRYKKGDEPELKLNVPFSSAIMQSVSDNNMAIALAKNGGISFIYCSQSIESQAEMIRKVKKYKAGFVISDSNLTPEDTLKDVLELKKRTGHSTMAITEDGSSDGKLLGIVTSRDYRITRDPLDKKTKEFMTPAESLIVGHEGITLSEANDIIWQHKLNALPIIDDDFNLVYMVFRKDYSEDKENPRSLLDKQKRYIVGAGINSRDYKDRVPALVEAGADILCIDSSEGFSEWQHDTIKWIKGKYGDKVKVGAGNVVEEEGFNYLADAGADFVKIGIGGGSICITREQKGIGRGQASSVLDVAKARDKYYENTGIYVPICSDGGIVLDYHITLALAMGADFVMLGRYFAGFDESPTTKIKYGNGYVKEYWGEGSNRARNWARYDLGGKAGLQFEEGVDSYVPYAGKLDDGLGSTIHKVKSTMCNCGAKSIKELQKNGKLTIVSATSISEGGAHDVILKNQ